A genomic stretch from Antarcticibacterium flavum includes:
- a CDS encoding beta-ketoacyl-[acyl-carrier-protein] synthase family protein, whose protein sequence is MNRVVITGMGVAAPNAVGLEAFEKAIREGESGIRFFKELEELNFSCQIGGKPEVPAEMLEKYFTPLQLRGLNSSGIIYGVIAGMDAWKDAALEPSPEGEVLYDSGIIFGTGILGVDKFREAIHLIDAGKTRRLGSTSVIQTMASGISAYLGGILGCGNQVTTNSSACTTGTEAVLMAYERIKAGKAKRMLAGSCGDHGPYVWGGFDAMRILPGKYNLDPQIASRPMSASATGFVPGSGAGALVLEDYDLAIERGAKIYAEVLGGEMNSGGQRAGGSMTAANSEAVQRCITAALQNSGIAARDVDLINGHLTATTRDSVEIKNWVEALEREGDDFPYINSLKGMTGHCLSASGSIECVASVLQLKNNFIFGNINCEDLHPDIQSLISDKKVPRSTIQSNGEMEILAKASFGFGDVNAVVVFKRI, encoded by the coding sequence ATGAACCGGGTAGTAATAACAGGTATGGGAGTGGCGGCGCCAAATGCCGTGGGATTGGAGGCTTTTGAGAAGGCAATAAGAGAAGGTGAGAGCGGGATCAGGTTTTTTAAGGAACTGGAAGAACTCAATTTCAGTTGCCAGATAGGAGGGAAGCCTGAAGTTCCCGCTGAAATGTTGGAGAAATATTTCACTCCATTACAACTTCGTGGCCTTAACAGCAGCGGGATCATATATGGAGTTATTGCCGGGATGGACGCATGGAAAGATGCCGCCCTGGAACCCTCACCTGAAGGAGAAGTTTTATATGACAGCGGGATCATCTTTGGAACCGGGATCCTGGGTGTTGATAAATTTCGGGAAGCCATACATTTGATTGACGCTGGAAAAACCCGAAGGTTGGGAAGCACCAGTGTGATCCAAACCATGGCCAGCGGGATAAGTGCATATCTTGGGGGAATTCTTGGTTGTGGCAACCAGGTAACTACAAACTCCTCAGCTTGTACCACGGGTACTGAAGCTGTACTCATGGCCTATGAAAGAATAAAAGCAGGAAAAGCAAAACGGATGCTTGCAGGAAGCTGCGGCGACCACGGGCCTTATGTGTGGGGTGGTTTTGACGCGATGAGGATCCTGCCGGGAAAATACAACCTGGATCCCCAAATCGCCTCGAGGCCTATGAGTGCCTCTGCCACAGGCTTTGTGCCAGGAAGTGGTGCCGGTGCTTTGGTGCTGGAAGATTACGACCTTGCCATTGAGCGCGGGGCAAAAATATATGCCGAGGTGCTGGGGGGAGAAATGAATAGCGGCGGACAGCGGGCCGGAGGCAGTATGACCGCTGCGAATAGTGAGGCGGTGCAACGTTGTATTACAGCTGCTCTTCAAAACTCGGGTATCGCTGCACGGGATGTGGACCTCATTAACGGTCACCTCACTGCCACTACGCGGGATAGTGTGGAGATCAAGAACTGGGTTGAGGCACTGGAAAGGGAAGGGGATGATTTTCCCTATATCAATTCGCTTAAGGGAATGACAGGACATTGCCTTAGTGCCTCGGGCAGCATTGAATGTGTGGCTTCAGTACTGCAGCTAAAGAATAATTTCATCTTTGGCAATATTAATTGTGAGGATCTGCACCCCGATATCCAGAGCTTGATCTCTGATAAAAAGGTCCCGCGCAGCACAATCCAATCAAATGGGGAAATGGAGATCCTGGCCAAAGCCAGTTTTGGTTTTGGAGATGTTAATGCGGTAGTTGTTTTTAAAAGAATTTGA
- a CDS encoding acyl carrier protein, with protein MSNNDILEKLKIIVTPYAQEKSALENFGEETDFINDLQVNSANLVDVVLDVEDEFNIEIDNDSMDGMLTAGDAREIIQRKLAGE; from the coding sequence ATGAGCAATAATGATATCCTGGAAAAATTAAAGATTATTGTAACCCCATATGCACAGGAGAAAAGTGCCCTGGAAAATTTTGGGGAGGAAACAGATTTTATAAATGACTTGCAGGTAAACTCGGCCAACCTGGTTGATGTTGTGCTGGATGTGGAAGATGAGTTCAATATTGAGATCGACAATGATTCTATGGATGGGATGCTCACAGCCGGTGATGCCAGGGAGATCATCCAACGCAAACTCGCGGGAGAATGA
- a CDS encoding 4'-phosphopantetheinyl transferase family protein: MIGNDIVDLQAAAAQSNWRRPGYLQKIFDREEQTQIYQSANPDLLVWTIWSMKEAAYKARQRECGLTRNFYPGRFKCKILKQETSSASGKVTIEEREYFTKTLYKNCCIHTTASTSAGTGIFSEIYPSSANIKEILLERISSWKDLPQSLFSIEKDENFIPVIFFNKEVQGWAFSISHHGKFSAFSLPLMKD, translated from the coding sequence ATGATTGGCAATGATATTGTAGACCTGCAGGCAGCAGCGGCACAAAGTAACTGGCGACGCCCGGGATACCTGCAAAAGATCTTTGACCGGGAGGAACAAACCCAAATTTACCAAAGTGCAAATCCAGACCTTTTAGTATGGACAATTTGGTCCATGAAGGAAGCAGCATATAAGGCACGGCAAAGGGAATGTGGTCTAACGAGAAATTTCTATCCAGGCCGGTTTAAATGTAAAATTCTAAAACAGGAAACTTCTTCAGCTTCGGGGAAGGTCACAATTGAGGAGAGAGAATATTTTACCAAAACGCTATATAAGAACTGCTGTATACATACCACTGCATCAACATCAGCAGGGACAGGGATCTTCAGCGAAATTTATCCTTCTTCAGCAAATATTAAAGAGATACTTCTGGAGAGAATTTCAAGCTGGAAGGACCTTCCGCAGTCATTATTCAGCATTGAAAAAGATGAAAATTTCATACCCGTAATTTTTTTTAACAAGGAGGTGCAGGGATGGGCTTTCAGCATTTCTCACCATGGAAAGTTTTCTGCTTTTTCCCTGCCGTTAATGAAAGATTAA
- a CDS encoding aconitate hydratase, producing the protein MPALNVTQKLIKEHLLEGEMTPGKEIGIKIDQALLQDATGTLVQLELEAMNLKKAKTEVAVQYVDHNLLQTDFKNADDHAFLLSASQKFGLWYSRPGNGVSHPVHMERFGKPGKTMVGSDSHTPAAGSLGMLAIGTGGLDVAAAIAGQPYFVKMPKVMGVKLTGKLPAWVSAKDVILEMLRRYDVKGGVGKIIEYYGDGLDNLSAMDRHVIANMGAELGATTTVFPSDEETRRFLKQQGREEDWREILPDEGCEYEEHDEIVLDDLVPLIAKPTSPGNVVPVSEVAGKEISQVVIGSSANPGLRDFWIAGAIVKGKSAHNNVSFDINPTSRQIIQNMIENGAFGNLITAGARYHQSGCMGCIGMGQAPASNTISLRTMPRNFPSRSGTEDDQVYLCSPETAAASALTGKITDPRDLEKLYDMTYPQFEEPELQIIHTDMLVAPPEDGSQVTLKRGPNIKTLPEIEPLKDNCEVPVLLKMGDNISTDEILRAGAEVLPFRSNLPEISKFSYSVIDNTFYDRAQKTEQEYGGHIVVAKDNYAQGSSREHAALAPKYLGQIAVIANSYARIAWQNLVNFGILPLEFIDIKDFDKIEQGDIVKFSNLREDVKNRKNIRVKIEKKNSPGTTEVIETKHSMSDRQIQILLKGGIINEFKARLTNEEVDAVNKNTVTDNERSQIK; encoded by the coding sequence ATGCCAGCATTGAATGTTACTCAAAAATTAATTAAAGAACACCTTTTGGAAGGGGAAATGACCCCGGGAAAAGAAATAGGAATAAAAATAGACCAGGCTCTGCTACAGGATGCAACAGGAACACTTGTGCAACTTGAACTGGAGGCAATGAACCTTAAAAAAGCAAAGACAGAGGTTGCGGTGCAGTATGTGGATCACAACCTGCTGCAAACAGATTTTAAGAATGCAGATGATCACGCTTTCCTGCTCTCTGCTTCGCAAAAATTTGGCTTATGGTACAGCAGGCCGGGAAATGGGGTGAGCCATCCCGTGCATATGGAACGATTTGGAAAACCCGGAAAGACCATGGTGGGAAGTGACAGTCACACCCCCGCTGCAGGTTCTTTAGGAATGCTTGCAATTGGTACAGGAGGACTGGATGTGGCAGCCGCCATCGCAGGGCAACCTTATTTTGTGAAGATGCCTAAGGTGATGGGAGTAAAGCTAACCGGGAAATTACCCGCCTGGGTTAGCGCCAAGGATGTTATCCTGGAAATGCTTCGTAGATACGATGTAAAGGGAGGAGTAGGAAAGATAATTGAATATTACGGCGACGGCCTTGATAATCTTAGCGCCATGGATCGCCACGTCATCGCAAATATGGGGGCAGAGCTGGGAGCTACCACTACTGTATTCCCAAGTGACGAGGAAACAAGAAGATTCCTGAAACAACAGGGCAGGGAAGAGGACTGGAGAGAGATCCTGCCGGACGAAGGCTGTGAATATGAAGAACACGATGAAATAGTGCTGGATGACCTGGTTCCATTAATTGCGAAACCTACAAGTCCCGGGAATGTAGTTCCCGTGAGTGAAGTTGCAGGTAAGGAAATAAGCCAGGTGGTCATAGGCTCCTCTGCCAACCCCGGTTTGAGGGATTTTTGGATAGCCGGTGCAATTGTAAAGGGTAAAAGTGCACATAATAATGTTTCTTTTGATATCAATCCTACCTCCAGGCAAATTATTCAAAACATGATAGAGAATGGTGCCTTTGGAAACCTAATTACTGCCGGGGCAAGATATCACCAGTCCGGTTGTATGGGGTGTATAGGAATGGGACAGGCGCCCGCTTCCAATACCATAAGTTTACGAACCATGCCGCGTAATTTTCCAAGCCGTAGCGGGACAGAGGATGACCAGGTTTACCTGTGCAGCCCCGAGACCGCAGCAGCATCTGCACTTACAGGAAAGATCACAGATCCCCGGGACCTGGAGAAATTATACGATATGACATATCCTCAATTTGAGGAACCGGAATTACAGATCATACATACAGATATGCTCGTTGCACCACCAGAAGATGGTTCACAGGTGACGCTAAAAAGAGGCCCAAATATCAAAACCCTGCCGGAAATAGAACCCCTGAAAGATAATTGTGAAGTTCCTGTACTCCTTAAAATGGGAGATAATATCTCTACAGATGAGATCCTGAGGGCAGGGGCAGAGGTATTGCCATTTAGAAGTAATTTGCCGGAAATAAGTAAATTCTCATATTCTGTAATAGACAATACTTTTTATGACCGGGCTCAAAAAACAGAGCAGGAATATGGTGGCCATATTGTAGTTGCAAAGGATAATTATGCCCAGGGATCCAGCCGGGAACATGCGGCGCTGGCACCAAAATATTTAGGACAAATCGCGGTAATAGCCAATTCCTATGCCCGTATCGCATGGCAAAACCTGGTGAACTTTGGGATCCTGCCACTGGAATTTATTGACATTAAGGATTTTGATAAGATAGAGCAGGGGGATATTGTAAAATTCTCCAATCTTAGGGAAGATGTGAAGAACAGGAAAAATATACGGGTCAAGATCGAAAAAAAGAACAGCCCCGGTACTACAGAGGTTATAGAAACTAAGCACTCTATGAGCGACAGGCAAATTCAAATTTTACTCAAAGGTGGAATAATAAACGAATTTAAAGCAAGGCTTACCAATGAAGAAGTTGATGCGGTAAATAAGAATACTGTTACCGATAATGAGAGAAGCCAGATCAAGTAG
- a CDS encoding HPF/RaiA family ribosome-associated protein: MDARFQYVKLDRSESLEEFTQKKLDKLENRYDWLISAEVKFKKHEPEEPKGYICNINLSGPGPLVFAESNEESFEAAAAETIKDLEKQLEKRKGQMKAY, encoded by the coding sequence ATGGATGCCAGATTTCAGTATGTAAAATTAGACCGAAGCGAGAGTCTAGAAGAATTTACCCAAAAGAAACTTGATAAACTTGAAAACCGATACGACTGGCTCATTAGTGCTGAAGTGAAGTTCAAGAAGCACGAGCCCGAGGAACCAAAAGGTTATATATGCAACATCAATTTAAGTGGTCCCGGCCCTCTTGTGTTTGCCGAGTCCAATGAGGAATCATTCGAAGCTGCGGCCGCAGAGACTATTAAGGACCTGGAGAAGCAGCTGGAGAAACGTAAAGGACAAATGAAGGCTTATTAA
- a CDS encoding DUF4251 domain-containing protein: protein MRAAGKICYFWLLATAVLLFLSCGSTNTRNITNYDQLREAIDNKAFEIEHIWALPMGGGMIDLIGNPNYIRVKNDSVDIFLPYFGERFGGGGFNNIEGGIAYKGPAKNFSVTERQKRQLEIRFDGKQDQDQLRFVITVYPDGSANTNVQTTQRQTISYRGNVKRLPGE, encoded by the coding sequence ATGAGGGCAGCAGGAAAGATTTGTTATTTTTGGTTACTTGCCACGGCTGTATTGCTGTTTTTATCCTGCGGGAGCACAAATACACGCAATATAACCAACTACGATCAATTGCGGGAGGCGATCGACAATAAGGCATTTGAAATAGAACATATTTGGGCCTTGCCAATGGGTGGCGGGATGATAGACCTTATAGGGAATCCTAATTACATAAGGGTTAAGAATGACAGCGTTGACATTTTTCTGCCATATTTTGGGGAAAGGTTTGGCGGTGGCGGATTCAATAACATAGAAGGCGGAATTGCATATAAAGGCCCCGCAAAGAATTTTAGTGTTACTGAAAGACAGAAACGCCAACTTGAAATAAGGTTCGATGGAAAACAGGACCAGGATCAACTGCGATTTGTTATTACAGTTTATCCTGATGGCAGTGCAAATACCAATGTTCAAACAACTCAAAGACAAACAATCTCATATAGAGGTAATGTGAAGAGATTACCGGGAGAATGA
- a CDS encoding M28 family metallopeptidase: MKKYLAASLLALGFSCNSNENNNKDTTAVQVDQETLARHIETLASDDFMGRMPFTEGEEKTVNYLQEEFSKLGVSPGNGDSYFQEVPLVEITGTPSETMKISGQGTEFDLEFFEEFVALTLKPEEEVSLENSELVFAGYGIVAPEYGWNDYEGVDWEGKTAVVLVNDPGFATGDSTLFKGNEMTYYGRWTYKYEEAGRQGAAGVIIIHETEPASYGWNVVQSGWTGAQLNLESDAPVADVQGWVTREAAEKLFEASTLENKNYNELALSDGFKATPMGINASVSITNEIDRNTSKNVIAVVEGSERKDEYIFYTAHWDHLGIGRPIEGDSIYNGAVDNASGTAALIAIAEAFKKGEQPKRSIAFIAVTAEEQGLLGSAYYAENPIFPPEKTVAVINIDALQSPGKMKDLTITGFGHSEMDEYAKEAAEKQDRYIIPDPEAEKGFFYRSDHFNFAKIGIPALYASGSHEGFDMSAGEVKAMNDEYSANRYHQPSDEYDPETTELSGVREDLQLFYEIGLKLANEDYFPKWYEGSEFKAAREKN, translated from the coding sequence ATGAAAAAATATCTCGCAGCCTCCCTCCTGGCCCTGGGCTTTAGTTGCAATTCCAATGAAAATAATAACAAAGACACTACTGCTGTGCAGGTAGACCAGGAAACCCTGGCGCGGCACATAGAGACTTTAGCTTCAGATGATTTTATGGGCAGGATGCCTTTTACTGAAGGCGAGGAAAAAACAGTGAATTACCTGCAGGAGGAATTCTCAAAACTGGGAGTCTCCCCCGGGAATGGCGACAGTTATTTTCAGGAAGTTCCGCTGGTGGAGATCACCGGCACCCCTTCAGAAACTATGAAGATCTCCGGGCAGGGAACGGAGTTTGACCTGGAATTTTTTGAGGAGTTCGTTGCCCTCACCCTAAAACCCGAGGAAGAGGTAAGTCTGGAGAATAGCGAACTGGTGTTTGCCGGGTACGGAATTGTGGCACCGGAATACGGCTGGAATGATTATGAAGGCGTGGACTGGGAAGGAAAGACCGCAGTGGTGCTGGTGAACGACCCGGGATTTGCAACCGGCGACAGTACTCTATTCAAAGGTAATGAGATGACCTATTACGGCCGCTGGACCTATAAATATGAAGAAGCAGGAAGACAGGGTGCCGCCGGGGTGATCATCATCCACGAGACCGAACCCGCATCTTACGGCTGGAATGTGGTACAGTCCGGTTGGACCGGCGCGCAGCTAAACCTGGAAAGCGATGCCCCGGTGGCCGATGTGCAGGGCTGGGTAACCCGGGAAGCAGCAGAAAAACTTTTTGAAGCCTCCACCCTGGAGAATAAGAATTATAACGAGCTGGCATTAAGCGATGGTTTTAAGGCCACCCCAATGGGAATAAATGCCAGTGTAAGTATCACCAATGAAATAGACCGCAATACCTCCAAAAATGTGATAGCCGTAGTGGAAGGATCTGAAAGAAAGGACGAGTATATCTTCTACACCGCCCACTGGGACCACCTGGGGATTGGTAGGCCCATTGAGGGGGATTCCATTTATAACGGGGCGGTGGATAACGCCTCTGGAACAGCGGCTTTGATCGCTATTGCTGAAGCCTTTAAGAAAGGGGAACAGCCAAAGCGTTCCATTGCCTTTATCGCCGTGACAGCCGAGGAACAGGGGCTGCTGGGTTCTGCTTATTATGCTGAAAATCCGATATTCCCTCCGGAAAAGACTGTTGCCGTGATCAACATAGATGCACTGCAAAGCCCCGGAAAGATGAAAGACCTTACCATCACCGGCTTCGGACATTCTGAAATGGATGAATATGCCAAAGAAGCTGCTGAAAAACAGGACCGTTACATCATCCCCGATCCTGAAGCAGAAAAAGGCTTCTTCTACCGCAGCGACCATTTCAATTTCGCCAAAATAGGTATCCCAGCCCTCTACGCCTCCGGCTCCCACGAAGGTTTTGATATGAGCGCCGGGGAAGTAAAAGCGATGAACGACGAATACAGCGCCAACCGCTACCACCAGCCATCAGATGAATACGACCCTGAAACCACCGAGCTTAGTGGCGTACGCGAGGACCTGCAGTTGTTCTATGAGATAGGCTTAAAATTGGCCAATGAGGATTACTTTCCTAAGTGGTATGAAGGGAGTGAGTTTAAGGCTGCGAGGGAGAAAAATTAA
- a CDS encoding M20 metallopeptidase family protein, translating into MLILIISALQTSAQQAEDLHQRVQQHSEAIFNDLVEVRRDLHRYPEVSGKEEKTSAKVADYLKDLGLEVHTNIGGYGVVGILQGGKPGKRIAWRADMDAMPSEEPDVVDFASEIEGVRHICGHDVHTAVGLGIANVLSQLKQELQGTVYFIFQPSEENYEGAKAMINNGLFKKIDPQEIYGLHISPWPAGTVATKSGSVYSHLNSLKITFKNEGKKDALIEDIKEMVSGFQNVEADSKFWDFRNLEDPEAGLESPATVFTNFLTVSENFNIRESAENITMSTLINTSDKKLMDSLPGKVRQKILESPYSSLLEEVVYTYEKITVNNDEELTFKTLELLADIYGKESVVPVYGVVPQGRGDDFAYFQQEVPGVYYFLGGANYESGVISMPHAPDFNVDEESIKFGVEFFSSVLVDRLILR; encoded by the coding sequence ATGTTAATCTTAATTATATCGGCATTACAAACATCAGCTCAACAGGCTGAAGATCTTCATCAAAGAGTGCAACAACATTCAGAAGCCATTTTTAATGATCTGGTAGAAGTGCGCAGAGACCTTCATAGGTATCCGGAGGTTTCGGGAAAGGAGGAAAAAACTTCAGCAAAAGTAGCCGATTACCTGAAAGACCTGGGACTGGAGGTACATACAAATATAGGAGGCTATGGCGTGGTGGGGATCCTACAGGGGGGAAAACCCGGGAAAAGGATCGCCTGGCGGGCAGATATGGATGCGATGCCTTCAGAAGAACCCGATGTAGTGGATTTTGCTTCAGAAATTGAAGGCGTAAGACATATTTGCGGCCACGATGTACATACCGCCGTTGGGCTTGGAATAGCCAATGTGCTGTCACAACTAAAGCAGGAGTTGCAGGGAACGGTTTATTTTATCTTTCAGCCTTCAGAAGAAAACTATGAGGGAGCAAAGGCTATGATCAATAATGGGTTATTCAAAAAGATAGATCCACAGGAAATCTATGGGCTGCATATAAGCCCATGGCCGGCGGGAACTGTGGCAACCAAGTCAGGATCTGTTTATTCTCATTTAAATAGCCTGAAGATCACCTTTAAAAATGAAGGTAAGAAGGATGCCTTAATTGAAGATATTAAAGAAATGGTTTCAGGCTTTCAGAATGTAGAGGCAGATAGTAAGTTCTGGGATTTCAGAAACCTGGAAGATCCGGAGGCCGGCCTGGAAAGCCCTGCAACGGTTTTTACAAATTTCCTTACCGTAAGCGAAAACTTCAATATAAGAGAATCGGCTGAAAATATTACGATGAGCACTTTGATCAATACCAGTGATAAGAAATTGATGGATTCACTACCCGGCAAAGTGAGACAGAAAATTTTGGAATCCCCATACTCCTCACTCCTTGAGGAGGTGGTATATACTTATGAAAAAATTACAGTCAATAACGATGAGGAACTAACCTTTAAGACCCTGGAATTACTTGCGGATATCTATGGAAAAGAAAGTGTGGTGCCGGTTTATGGGGTGGTTCCCCAGGGTCGTGGCGATGATTTTGCCTATTTTCAACAAGAGGTGCCGGGCGTGTATTATTTTTTGGGTGGTGCAAATTATGAGTCCGGAGTAATCTCCATGCCGCATGCTCCCGATTTTAATGTGGATGAGGAGAGCATCAAATTTGGAGTGGAATTCTTTTCTTCTGTTCTTGTTGACCGATTGATTTTACGATAA
- a CDS encoding ribosomal maturation YjgA family protein translates to MLRFHPVYFLLTILFLTIEIIIAVYVNDRIIRPYLGDMLVVILIYCFVRTFLRMGVNSAILLVLGIAFVVEVLQYFNLIKFLEFQDSALAKTILGNTFSYEDLGMYLLGGFVIWGTEMFHRKRRFV, encoded by the coding sequence ATGCTAAGATTTCATCCCGTTTATTTCCTTCTCACCATACTTTTCCTCACAATTGAGATCATCATTGCAGTTTATGTAAATGACAGGATCATCCGGCCTTATTTAGGTGATATGCTTGTGGTCATTCTAATTTATTGCTTTGTAAGGACTTTTCTCAGGATGGGGGTTAATTCAGCAATCCTCCTGGTACTCGGTATAGCCTTTGTTGTAGAGGTATTGCAATATTTCAATTTGATTAAATTCCTGGAATTCCAAGATTCAGCCCTTGCAAAGACCATCCTGGGAAATACATTTTCCTATGAAGATCTGGGGATGTATCTTCTTGGGGGATTTGTTATTTGGGGTACTGAAATGTTTCATCGAAAAAGGAGATTTGTATAA
- a CDS encoding winged helix-turn-helix domain-containing protein — MKTIIEDLHKAFESRVRLGIMSALAVNETLDFNALKEYLDVTDGNLASHLKALEKEKFIGVQKSFVKRKPNTRYEITVNGRKAFEAHLSALENLIKSQK, encoded by the coding sequence ATGAAAACGATCATTGAAGATCTACATAAAGCCTTTGAAAGCAGGGTGAGGCTGGGCATCATGTCTGCCCTCGCAGTTAATGAGACCCTGGATTTCAATGCACTTAAGGAATATCTTGATGTGACAGACGGGAATCTCGCCAGCCACTTGAAGGCTTTGGAAAAAGAGAAGTTTATCGGGGTTCAAAAAAGCTTTGTAAAACGAAAACCAAATACCCGATATGAAATTACAGTGAATGGTAGAAAAGCATTTGAAGCGCATTTAAGCGCGCTGGAAAATCTTATAAAATCGCAAAAGTAG
- a CDS encoding potassium transporter KefB: MTLENQLSNEQKGQVSIMKPVLIGAGIALLVISFFVFGVDDPKPEWGQYWIIRPLIITPLAGAAGGAFYAFMEYQSSRDFNRTAAVILDILVYVITLWLGVVLGLDGTMWD, encoded by the coding sequence ATGACACTTGAAAATCAATTATCAAATGAGCAAAAAGGGCAGGTCTCTATTATGAAACCTGTTCTTATAGGAGCAGGTATCGCCTTGCTGGTGATCTCCTTTTTCGTATTCGGGGTAGACGATCCAAAACCTGAATGGGGGCAGTATTGGATAATAAGACCATTAATTATTACTCCTCTTGCCGGGGCAGCCGGTGGGGCTTTTTATGCCTTTATGGAATACCAAAGTTCCCGTGATTTCAACCGTACTGCCGCTGTAATCCTGGATATCCTGGTATATGTCATAACTTTATGGCTGGGGGTGGTACTTGGATTGGATGGTACTATGTGGGATTAA
- a CDS encoding DUF4153 domain-containing protein produces MKQDMIANIRTANPGQLESMYRTNKSRFREEFTNLYPELKGEPLADFWNERLSYESAEISWGSGKELLFVIVASLIAGTIAKIPHFANLDPEYFYPRNIAFIIFPALAAFFLWMQKASVKKIILVFAVFLISAIYINFLPGDDNSDTFILACIHLPLLLWALFGFSFLGNSPLDLEKRLGFLRFNGDLVVMTTIILIAGGLLTGITLGLFHLIDLDIESFYFNYIAIWGAAAAPILGAFLVQTNPHLVNKVSPVIAKVFTPLVLIMLLLYLGAVIYTGKDPYNDREFLLIFNMLLLGVMAIILFSIAETLKKQNGRIGSLTLLGLSIVTIIVNGIALTAIIFRISEWGFTPNRLAVLGGNLLILTNLLIVTYHQLSALKDHRKAVRVESSIARFLPVYIVWAAIVAFIFPVIFGFE; encoded by the coding sequence ATGAAACAAGATATGATAGCCAATATCAGGACTGCAAATCCCGGCCAGCTGGAGAGCATGTACAGAACTAATAAAAGCCGGTTCCGCGAGGAATTCACTAATTTATATCCGGAATTGAAGGGAGAGCCGCTTGCCGACTTCTGGAATGAAAGACTTTCTTATGAATCTGCAGAGATCTCCTGGGGTTCGGGAAAAGAATTGCTCTTCGTGATCGTGGCTTCACTTATTGCAGGAACAATAGCAAAGATCCCTCATTTCGCAAATTTGGATCCCGAATATTTTTATCCGCGGAATATTGCATTCATCATCTTTCCCGCTCTTGCTGCATTCTTCCTCTGGATGCAGAAAGCCTCTGTAAAGAAAATCATCCTTGTATTTGCTGTTTTTCTTATTTCAGCCATTTATATAAATTTCCTACCCGGAGATGACAATAGTGACACTTTTATCCTGGCGTGTATTCATTTACCGCTGCTCCTTTGGGCACTTTTTGGTTTTTCTTTTCTTGGAAATTCGCCATTGGATCTGGAAAAACGCCTGGGGTTCCTGAGGTTTAATGGGGACCTGGTGGTTATGACTACAATAATCTTAATCGCTGGAGGCCTCCTTACCGGAATTACCCTGGGATTATTCCATCTCATTGACCTGGATATTGAGAGCTTTTATTTTAATTACATAGCAATATGGGGAGCCGCTGCTGCACCTATCCTTGGAGCTTTCCTGGTCCAAACCAATCCTCACCTGGTAAACAAGGTTTCACCAGTAATTGCAAAGGTATTTACTCCCCTAGTGTTAATAATGCTCCTGTTATACCTGGGCGCTGTGATATACACCGGGAAGGATCCTTATAATGACCGGGAATTCCTTCTTATATTTAATATGTTGCTCCTTGGGGTAATGGCAATCATCCTTTTTTCGATTGCTGAAACACTTAAGAAACAAAATGGCAGGATAGGTTCCCTCACCCTGCTGGGTCTTTCAATAGTTACTATTATAGTGAACGGGATCGCACTTACTGCTATCATCTTCAGGATATCTGAATGGGGGTTCACACCAAACCGCCTGGCGGTGCTGGGAGGAAACCTCCTTATCCTTACCAACCTGCTTATTGTTACCTATCATCAATTAAGTGCACTTAAGGATCACAGGAAAGCCGTAAGAGTAGAAAGCAGCATTGCCAGGTTTTTGCCTGTTTACATTGTTTGGGCAGCGATCGTAGCCTTTATTTTTCCTGTGATCTTTGGATTCGAATAG